cggcaaaaaaaaaaagttgcgaatcggttgatatttatgcaaattacagatgccaccagttcaaaaaaagtagtttcgagaaaaatgcgtttaaagtttttagtcgatgcagcggtcagttgacgcgctgtcacaaaaatgactataactttaaaaatattcggaattttcatataaaactccagatacatattttgaacatataaactttgattgataaaaaaaaaaaaaattttttttttgaaatttctcagtggctatcccccataatttttgttaaaataaaaacagtgaaattgtcattaaaatcttttactaataattagggccaggatttttgcgttaatttaaaaataattaataattagtggtgtgaaattttttatattatggggaaaaatattggtcttatgaaaaaatttttcaaacaaaagttgtaggaaatttaattttctaaaaaaaatgtctcttataattttttcttagggctaataagaaagccgtaatttcaaaattaagattttcataattaacaaaattttgaatcgttCACTacgaatcttaattttggaattacggtgaaactagtgatcgtataaaaaaatcataagagacatttttttaataaaattaaatttcctacaacttttgttcaaaaacttttttactaagaccgatattttccccgtaatatcaaaaatttgaactattcatttaaaaaataaggcaaaaatcttgtccctactaataattaaatattgtaattaaaataacaataaaaataacaattaaataagaCAGCAAGTAGAAGGGAATGTGGATGTACACTTGGATGCATGTGAGAAGGTCGTACGTGAAAATATCGTGAGATCTCAAAGTACTTTCTacttacttatatttttaatcattttttatcaataaaaaatagctcattattattattatttatataaatttataaaaattacagcggatacccaacgaaaaaaaatataaatgattaagaaattaaatttttttaataaaataaaacatcttTCGAcccaattaattaactttcacTTTTCTGTTGCGTATTACAGTTTCAATTGTAATagagatatatataaatatataaatataaacataaataaaaatagttgattttaaaaaaataaagtcgcGTATAATTGCAGTAATCTAGAGATCTAATGATCTAATGATCTAGATCATACAGTAGCAATAAGCAATTAGTCTCcatatttaaacaaatcaatgatGAGGATTTTATAATcgtatatattataaatatacatatatatatacatatgtatgttaAATCGTGATTTTTCAGTTGGATTGATTGCCGACTATAATTTACTATCGTAAAGCGGAGTTATGAGTAATGAGTAATgagattaaatataaaatattaatttacgaATGTAAGAGCGAGCGAGAAGAAATAAGAGAGCTGGTATCTATGAACCTTTAGAAGTATCTTTAAGTTTCACCGGCTTACTTACGCTACGGTTAAGAGAAAACCGCATCAGTTTGCGAGACAAACTTAACGCGTGAGGATCGAcactcttatatatttatatatatggatatttatttatatttttgttagaagtttatttttctagtGACGGGATCGGATTAAGTAGagagagaattttaatttctgttattttattaatttaatgaatgaaCTGTGAAGAGATAATAAGACTGtgcaatagaaaaaatataatatttattattttatgtttgatGGTGTGGTATGTGCATTATTGGAATAGACGATTAGTTAAAAGAGAACCCAAGttcgatttattttattgattcatttttaatttgagatttttcgcggtaattttaaattgagatTCAAATTTACGAGgtatttttttggtttgaatttttgagtgATGCCGCGGGAAATAATGTGCTAGTTGTCATTACCGGCTGAAAAATGTGGACGTAAttaacaatataaatttaaggaaaaataattagtaattataatagtaattataataattaagtgcGCAATGATGAAGAAGGAATTATTGGCagtgaagttttttttgtttttcacgaTCGTAAATTGTGTGAGTTTTGAAACCCCGAGATTGAATGGATCTGGTAAAAATTCACGAAGAAATCAtgtgagtttattttaaaattaaatttgaattttaaattttcaaaatccataaaaaattttttttgtctcgaattatttatgttctgaagtcagcagacaattagtaattttttgattttttttcaccatatcaattacaaaaaaacgaaaactaaaaatatgcacatgtagaaaatttaaaaaaaaagatacaattttttcaaatattttttttttattatttatcgttttaataaaatttcaaaaattattagacgtctgcaaacttcagtatcataattattttagtcaaaaatttttttagtcagaattaaataattcaaaaattttatttttattttactatttatcagaaatttttcaaaatttgaaatctttttttttataaagacctcaaatattttttatttaaaattatgacttattttgtttaatgttcataattattaaggaaaaaaaaagtaaatgcaagtaatttaaaaaaaaaagtcttgtgtaattttttatttataaaactttctttttttgttcctCGTTATACTTTAGGCCTCTATTTGTAAACATCCAtaatctttatattttttgtccggaagtataataaaaaaaaaatatatatatatatatataaaataaatataaatgctTATAAAATGTATGAGTGAGTATTAAAAGTCAATTGCTCACTTTCTcagcagaataaaaatttaaacctcGCGcggtgaaatttaaatataataaactcgATTCGAATCCTGTTTATCCGAACCCGCtagacaataaaaaagtaattgactaaaccgaattaaaaataggACATAATGTAACAGCAATTATTTAACTTGACAAATGAAACAAAACAGCGAGTACAAGAataacttgtaaaaaaaattctctcgaCTTTCCATGCGACTTTCGACTGCACGATGATCATAATTGGAGCTTCATTCTCACGATTCCCCGTCACAATTGCTTAGCTATTAAAATTACATGCCTTGGCGCCACAGTCCATAAAATAATTCGAGATCTATGAGTTGCGTTTGAAagctcatttattttatattttccctaaaaaaatttaatcttaatCTTCATCTCAAATCCTTATCTAAAATTCCATACTTTCTTTTTCAGAAATACTCTCATCTAAATGGCGAGGAAGCCGTCGTCGCTGCTGCAGCGGCCGTTGCCGTGGCAGCAACTGCTGATTACCACCCAGATTATCTACCCCAAGAATCTGTTCACCCaacaaataataacaacaacaaaaacaatgAAAACGAGAACGAATACCGCGGAGGAAAACTGATAGGAAAATGGCGGAGCACCGGCGAAGCCATCGAACCAAAATGGCGGGACGGCGACTCGATTCCATTGGTGCCGTTCGAAGAAGCCGCCACAAGACGCAAGATCCCTAAAACCCGCGACAAAGTAGCAACTTCTTTTACTATCAATTACCCAGACAATTTACCAGAGTCCGTCCCAAAGAAAAGTCCAATACCCGAGCCCTATTCAACTGGATTTTCAAATTCTCCAGCTTATCAAGATTCAAATTTTCCTATCAATAACAATGGACACGTTAATTCACaagtaatttacaaaaatccattaattattaaaaattcacaagGATCCATACCAGTTTCGATCCCCGTTCCAGTTCCATTAAATCACGAGccaataacaaataaattacacgaATTACATTTAGCTAAATTACGTTATCTAAGTATTCCATTATCAAACATCAATTTACCTATACCTGAAATAATTCCATCTTCCGAAATAACtcctcataattatttttatacaactgatgaaaataataacaacacaAATGGATTAAGAATTGTAAATAGACGTTATCGTACCAGGAAACCAAAGCCTGTGACTAAAATACCGGAAGAAGATTCACATACTGGTTACGCGGAGGAAACTATTAAAACAAGTTTGTCTACAACACCTATTACAACACCTAGTTCAACATCTACTACTTCAACAACTACTTCTTCTACAGCTCCAAtaccaacaacaacaacaacaacaacaactagTACGACCACACCGACACCAACGACGATTACCCCGACGACCAGCGCAATTACGAGCACGGATCCATCAACGGCATCGACAACTAACGCTCACGTAACGGAAAAAACTAAACAGGTTACTAAAGTTAGACAGAGCACCCGTACTACTGATAAAGTTAATccgtttgaaaataaaaacgagTATGAGCTAAATGACGAGGAGTCCCAGCGACCGAGGCCTAGAAAACGTCGGCCGCCAAGCAATTATGAGTTCGAGCTCGAGGACAAAAGCAGCCCGGGAAATTCGGAGCTCAGAAGCAAGGAGAGACCGGTGGTCAGTCAGAGGAGGAATCGCACCAGAAATAACCAGACGGAAGTTAATAAATTAGAGAACACGGAGCTGAAATCGCTGCTCAAAATGCAGCAGGTCGAGGGCACCAGTTTGTCGGAAATACTCCAGAGACGTAATTTGAGTCTCAGTGATTTATTGAAGCGGAAATCGGAAGTTATCAATGTTCTGAAGAACAAAGACGGCGATGATTTAGATAACTCTGGTAGCATTGATAATATTACtagtatatttaattatgatatcaataataatagcaGTAGTAGTAAGAATACTAGtgacaataatgataataatgataacagtaatgacaaaataaaaaattcaatcaaagAAGCGAATGAACGCAGGTGGAGACGACCATTTAGACGTAACAAATTACGTGTACCATCAAGAAGAACGACAACATCACGAGCTCCAGTATCAAAAGAATCAACAAGAGAAGAAACCAACCCAGAGAATATtgaagttgataaaaaaaaatcaactgaaGAACCTAATGAGAGAAAGTATAACGAAAAACTTTCAACAATTAGTAAATTATCTCCGTCTGTAATATTTCCACGGCTCAATTCGTTTACTAAGAAACCTGTTACTTTAATACCGACATCGACATCAACGACAGCTAAGCCAGCGACAACAAAAAACCAAACGTCGGTTATAAAAGAGGCTACGGATGAGCGCACAGCTAATGAGGGCCGATTAAAACCGGCACAGAGTGACGAGGATGAGATAATGGAGTTTTCGGATTTTTCAACGGTTTCTACAGACGTTGACCAGGACGAGGCCGATGGAGACAAGACCGAGAGATCTGATTTCCCGGTTACGGAGAGAAGtgatacaaattattatttcaacggCGGGAACACTATTTTTTCTAGATACGAAGACCTGACTAAAGACATAGGTTCGACTTTGAGTATCGAGCATATTCTGACCACTCAGCCGCCGACGAAGCCGACGAAAGCCGATCCCAGTTACCCCATTGACGAAAAGTCCAACAATTTGTTCAGCGAATCTGAGGACTACCAGAACGACGGACTCAAACACGAGCAGGAAGTcgatgaagaaaattttggcGGCACTACCCTGGGATACGAAGGAACTGATGACCTGGACTATGACTCCACTCCCAGTACTAGTAATTTTAGCAAAGacaaaaatagaaataacgaaatttatgAACGAATTGTCTCTGAAATGGAACCGGAAGTACGCgcggaaatttttgaattaatcagCACCGGGTCCAGCGCTAAAAGACTCGAGGAAATTTTACGATCGCGTAATATGAGCATCGATGAACTCATTGCTTTGAGACAACGCGGATCCAGTCGCGTTCATTTGGCCGAACTGTCGAGACTCAGGTCCAAGTCTGGGTCGGAGACTAGTGACGATGATCCTGTTACTGAACCAGTTACCAGTACGGAGCCTAGTAGGAATGATGATGATACTGATGATGCTGATGATGATTTGAAGAAAGAGCCGATAATTATTGACTTGTTCGGCAACAAAGGATTCGAAGCCGGGATAATTaatgaggaaaaaaatgaaacgggttcaaaaaaaaatgtactaaAGCTAGATGACTTGCTGAGTGCTTTTGATTCGCTGCCTTTCCTGCGTAATTACACAATTGACgatgaaattattgaaaaagtaTCGACGGTTACTTCAACTTCGACGACTGAGTCATTTAAATatgagattaaaaatatttttgatgaatttagAGCAGGACAAGTTGGATTTCCTGGTGATAAAGCAGCCGGTGGAGATGCTACTGGAATAAATGCGCAGGAAATGAAGATAATCAGAGATGAGTTGGGAATAAATGACAAGCGAActggtaaaaatataaaaatagatGCGAGTAGTAAAGAAAATGAGTCAATGGAACGAGAAATGGGGACAGTTGAAGAAATAGTTAGTAAATTTGAGTCACTGGACACTACGGAGGAGATAAATCCAACGGTACCAGAAGTTAAACCGGTTGAAATAAATCTTGCTGGAGAAgttgagagaaaaaatttgtcaagAGTGAGACCTAGTATCATTGCCAGTGGCGCAATACTGGGAATGACCATCGTCGGGTTCCTGGTGATCTTCATTGTGTGCAGGATAAAACAGAAGCAGAGGTACAGGTACAAAAATTCGTTTGCTAAAACGGTTTTCCAGACACCGGCGATGTCTGGGAGAAAATTGTCCAACTCGAGCAGTTTGAACACGATAATGGTCAATGTCGTGGCGACTTCGACGGCGAAGCGCGCGGTCCAGCGGGAAACTCAGCAAGTTGAGGAACACTTTGACTGCAGCAAAAGTGACATCGACAACGACTCGCTTGATGCTAATGACAGCTGGGAAACGATACCCGATTTTATGAAATGATTTTGttcattttgaattaaatatttatttgttacgtACTGACGGTAACGGAAACAGTATTTGTTTAGTAAATTACGCAAGGCTGatttattctaaatttattttcatcatttttcaaataagatttttatatttatttttcatgtatttataattaaatatattttatatatagttataataatttgtgactttaattattattatttagatccttattatgattatgattaatCCTGAAAGATCACAAGGGATCTAAAAGacgacagaaaatttttaatttcaaattccgAAATGTAAAATTGATCCtttgaattttaaactcaaattATCTCAGTAGttattgagtttaaaaaaaaaattaaagagatcttttttgtagggaatttaaagctttacaaaaaaggtctcttggaattttttgaataactcaatatttacaaagatatttgcaaaaaaccaatCGCACTTTTGAACTACGAAATATCcgcgggaaaatttaaaattttatttaataaaacaaatttactttttagaaaactaaatttttttacgaatcTTTACCAAAGTGCATTTATCCCCCAGTAATTTACCACAAAATTgacttaaaatatttgaaattaatccTTAATAAGCCATAAGACCCCAGACAGTTCCTAAGTCTCAAATTCCGTCTCTCCTCTCtttaaactcaaaatatcTCACAAACTAttgagttttcaaaaaaataatagaagaccttttttgtagagaattcaaagctctacaaaaaaggtctcttgcaattttttgaataactcaaaatttacaaagatatttgcaaaaaaccaatCGCATTTTTCAACTACGAAATATTcgcgggaaaatttaaaattttatttaataaaacaaatttactttttagaaaattaaatttttttacggatCTTTACCAAAGTGCATTTATCCCCCAGTAATTTACCACAAAATTgactttaaatatttgaaattaatccTTAATAACCCATAAGACCCCAGACAGTTCCAAAGTCTCAAATTCCGTCTCTCCTCTCtttaaactcaaaatatcTCACAAACTAttgagttttcaaaaaaataacaggagaccttttttgtagagaatttgaagctctacaaaaaaggtctcttaccgtttttcaaataactcattacttacataaatattttcaaaaaaccaATGATACTTTTTTTCCTTAAGATTTCCgcgggaaaattttgaattgtgttcaataaaataaatataattttatcaaaactaaatttttttttgtaactcaCCAGTATTCCTCATAAGTGAAGACATCTCGAAGTAATTCAGATACCGGACTATTATTCTTGTTGAATAATTGATTGAAATACGAATATTGGCGCGCAATATTTCGGCAATGTTTCAATGCAGCTTCTAAATAAatagacaaataaataaattaattaattaattagtccaCTATATTACCATACTATTTAAttgtgtataaataaattacctaaAGTAGGACTGCCCTTCAGTTCGATCATATCACTGGTGGTCATGAATAGTACGGTACAATAATTAGCgggcaaaatatttaaataaggcTTCCATTTTGAATTATCTTTATGcctttcaattaataaagcgATAGCCAATGCCACTTGCGGCATGTGTTGAATCAGGGGGTCATTCTGCAGAGCTACAAGCTCCGGTGCCGCGGTTTCGCAGTTGAAAATAATGCTACCAGGAATTTGCATCAACAAATCATTtgcgtttaaatttttttcagctttCAGGCCCAGCTCGTACCCAGGAAACTCAGCGATACTCGTCCCAGAGTAATTAGCTTTGTTGTCTTGCAACCATTTTACGAATTGTTCAATCGCTACTGAACGCTTTGATGTACTGATCTTCATTTCCTCAAGTCTTTTAACCTTTTCCAGCACCGCCGTGATCTCCAAGTAATTTTCCCATAATTGTGTTGAATATTCTGGATCGCTGcatactgataaaaaaaaaaaaaaaagtcaattaattactcaattaaaaaataataaataaaatgacactgaagttggccgacgtctgataatttttagatttttttgaaatcgacaatcataaaaaaaatattcaaaaaattgcacttataattttttgaattttctacatgtgaatttttttttctttgcaatcaaatgttgaaaataaaaataaaaaaattgcacttataattttttgaattttctacatgtgaattttttttttgcaatcgaatgttgaaaataaaaataaaaaaattgctgataacttcaggatcattaaataaaatatttacacttaCATCGTAATAATTTGTCACACTGAACTAAAATTTCGTTCTTTTTCAcgggtgaaatttttttttgctgtttAATTTTACTAGGATAAGATTTCTTTCtgcccatttttttttcaacaaaaaataaatttaaaaaatgctatctaactaaatttataaaatagttttCGAGCTTCTGCTGcatcattaaatttatggcACAACACAACAcaaatataagttttattttaaaactttttttggggACTTGAGAacgagtttttttatttttgaaataaaattttaactaaaaatagacAAACTCCATCTAATTGTAGAATCTACTTCTACGGGAGAGTAAAATGGGATAAAATTACAACATAaccctttattttattttattttctaatcctggataaatatttaatttaatttgacatTTTACTTGATggtatttttgtaaaatccaCTACTTTGTTGATTGTTGATGGAGTCGTGAATGATTTGAATGAAGTTGGTAGTGATCAGCTGCAGAAAAGTTCGAAAACGATTCGAGAAATCGAGAGAAGTTAGCAGCGAATTCCGAACCCAGATCAGTTCAGAATTTAAAGTCGGAGCGAGTTGCCGCGTTTTCTGAACCGGgagtaaaaaatgtatttaaataatttctgtgataatttaaaagaaaagtcatatatttatatatttgttaatcATTTGTGAGtggatttgaataataattataattaaattccaTTGATATgacagttaattaatttttttaagtccgGGCTGAAAATGCAAATGGCCGCTGTAGTAAagggaattaaaaaatttattttgctgattaaataattttgcgatgataaattattattacaagtgATTAATTAAGTGCTAAAGAAAGTGTGTGAGtaattaattgtcattaatTAGACAAGTgaagtgtttttttattttttttactgtgaaAAGGAACGAGCGCCGGCCATTTTGAGCGGgagtttaaatttcaaattttcagcgGTCGGTAAGtcaatgaattttcaaattaattatgtatCGACTCGAAATAtaattagatttaatttttaatcgaatttccaaaaaaacagattttaatttaaaattaatttccaataaaaaaaacacataaatttttttcaaatttacgcggcttgaatttaaaaaattctaacctccaaaaaattataattttataatttctgattaacaaaaaaattcataattatttgcataaattaattatagaattttaattaaaaaaataagtgctcagataaaataaaaaaaaacgggcAAAGATTgtcgtatttatttattcaacgtCAAGCCACTAACACtagtgtcaaaaatttaaaacgtaaGTATActtacacatacacacatatatatgtacatacatttataaatatatatcaactaCTGCGTGACAATCCGTCACACAACCatcgaatttaaaaacaagCCACGTTACACCTG
The Microplitis mediator isolate UGA2020A chromosome 6, iyMicMedi2.1, whole genome shotgun sequence genome window above contains:
- the LOC130669550 gene encoding actin-histidine N-methyltransferase — protein: MGRKKSYPSKIKQQKKISPVKKNEILVQCDKLLRLCSDPEYSTQLWENYLEITAVLEKVKRLEEMKISTSKRSVAIEQFVKWLQDNKANYSGTSIAEFPGYELGLKAEKNLNANDLLMQIPGSIIFNCETAAPELVALQNDPLIQHMPQVALAIALLIERHKDNSKWKPYLNILPANYCTVLFMTTSDMIELKGSPTLEAALKHCRNIARQYSYFNQLFNKNNSPVSELLRDVFTYEEYCWAVSTVMTRQNIIPSKNGTQMIHALIPMWDMCNHEDGNITTDFNVNSDTCDCYAMRDFKTGDQIFINYGSRTNSDFFVHSGFVPVENKDDGFKLRLGISKSDSLYHERTTLLEKLGFDTTTMTFLLKNSSDPISDQMLSFLRVFSMRKNDLDHWIQSEKIFDLKHRDCSLDTVVEDNVKKFLQMRLKLLIANYPTTLEEDLDLLSTTMPPTKKMILQLRISEKKILKRTLDYVEQWIKA
- the LOC130669549 gene encoding probable serine/threonine-protein kinase nek3; translated protein: MMKKELLAVKFFLFFTIVNCVSFETPRLNGSGKNSRRNHKYSHLNGEEAVVAAAAAVAVAATADYHPDYLPQESVHPTNNNNNKNNENENEYRGGKLIGKWRSTGEAIEPKWRDGDSIPLVPFEEAATRRKIPKTRDKVATSFTINYPDNLPESVPKKSPIPEPYSTGFSNSPAYQDSNFPINNNGHVNSQVIYKNPLIIKNSQGSIPVSIPVPVPLNHEPITNKLHELHLAKLRYLSIPLSNINLPIPEIIPSSEITPHNYFYTTDENNNNTNGLRIVNRRYRTRKPKPVTKIPEEDSHTGYAEETIKTSLSTTPITTPSSTSTTSTTTSSTAPIPTTTTTTTTSTTTPTPTTITPTTSAITSTDPSTASTTNAHVTEKTKQVTKVRQSTRTTDKVNPFENKNEYELNDEESQRPRPRKRRPPSNYEFELEDKSSPGNSELRSKERPVVSQRRNRTRNNQTEVNKLENTELKSLLKMQQVEGTSLSEILQRRNLSLSDLLKRKSEVINVLKNKDGDDLDNSGSIDNITSIFNYDINNNSSSSKNTSDNNDNNDNSNDKIKNSIKEANERRWRRPFRRNKLRVPSRRTTTSRAPVSKESTREETNPENIEVDKKKSTEEPNERKYNEKLSTISKLSPSVIFPRLNSFTKKPVTLIPTSTSTTAKPATTKNQTSVIKEATDERTANEGRLKPAQSDEDEIMEFSDFSTVSTDVDQDEADGDKTERSDFPVTERSDTNYYFNGGNTIFSRYEDLTKDIGSTLSIEHILTTQPPTKPTKADPSYPIDEKSNNLFSESEDYQNDGLKHEQEVDEENFGGTTLGYEGTDDLDYDSTPSTSNFSKDKNRNNEIYERIVSEMEPEVRAEIFELISTGSSAKRLEEILRSRNMSIDELIALRQRGSSRVHLAELSRLRSKSGSETSDDDPVTEPVTSTEPSRNDDDTDDADDDLKKEPIIIDLFGNKGFEAGIINEEKNETGSKKNVLKLDDLLSAFDSLPFLRNYTIDDEIIEKVSTVTSTSTTESFKYEIKNIFDEFRAGQVGFPGDKAAGGDATGINAQEMKIIRDELGINDKRTGKNIKIDASSKENESMEREMGTVEEIVSKFESLDTTEEINPTVPEVKPVEINLAGEVERKNLSRVRPSIIASGAILGMTIVGFLVIFIVCRIKQKQRYRYKNSFAKTVFQTPAMSGRKLSNSSSLNTIMVNVVATSTAKRAVQRETQQVEEHFDCSKSDIDNDSLDANDSWETIPDFMK